One Punica granatum isolate Tunisia-2019 chromosome 3, ASM765513v2, whole genome shotgun sequence genomic window carries:
- the LOC116199223 gene encoding GATA transcription factor 4-like — MEAPEHFVSGGYYGYGTSGLIPQKPTEQAQFMVDDLLNFSNEDMAMTGDGFSDNAVANSAESSGFTAVDSCNSSVSGGENYFSSSFGSRNFGDTSFSADLCVPNDDVAELEWLSNFVEDSFSNAHNLQLHFPTLNLGSGPNPPTSDSSQSDPNSQSGSAHSFPEAPLPSKSRSRRSRAAPCDWTTRLLYLSEAKPSKSKPSPDPAAPDDTHQEQVGRRCLHCAAEKTPQWRTGPMGPKTLCNACGVRYKSGRLVPEYRPAASPTFVSTKHSNSHRKVLELRRQKDMQRVAQAQQQLLCHRSIMGVSNGGDDCLNNHCSGPSYGHLI; from the exons ATGGAGGCGCCGGAGCACTTCGTTAGCGGTGGGTACTACGGCTACGGCACTAGCGGGTTGATCCCGCAGAAGCCTACAGAGCAGGCGCAATTCATGGTCGACGACCTCCTTAATTTCTCCAATGAGGACATGGCAATGACGGGTGACGGCTTCAGCGACAACGCCGTCGCCAATTCTGCCGAGTCCTCGGGTTTCACAGCCGTCGACAGCTGCAACTCCTCTGTCTCCGGCGGTGAGAACTACTTCTCTAGCAGTTTCGGGTCGCGGAACTTTGGCGACACCAGCTTCTCTGCAGACCTCTGCGTTCCG AATGATGACGTGGCGGAGCTTGAGTGGCTGTCAAACTTCGTAGAAGACTCTTTCTCCAACGCCCACAACCTCCAGCTTCATTTCCCGACTCTGAATCTCGGGTCCGGACCCAACCCGCCGACATCCGACTCATCCCAATCCGACCCGAATTCCCAGTCCGGATCCGCCCATTCCTTCCCGGAGGCCCCCCTGCCCTCCAAATCCCGCAGCAGGCGCTCACGCGCCGCTCCCTGCGACTGGACCACGCGCCTCCTCTACCTCTCCGAGGCTAAGCCCTCCAAGTCGAAACCATCGCCGGACCCTGCAGCCCCTGATGACACGCACCAGGAGCAGGTCGGCCGGAGGTGCCTCCACTGCGCTGCGGAGAAGACTCCGCAGTGGCGGACGGGGCCAATGGGCCCGAAGACGCTGTGCAACGCGTGCGGGGTCAGGTACAAGTCGGGACGGTTGGTGCCCGAGTACCGGCCCGCCGCGAGCCCCACATTCGTGTCGACGAAGCACTCCAACTCGCACCGGAAGGTGCTGGAGCTCAGGCGGCAGAAGGATATGCAGAGGGTGGCGCAGGCGCAACAGCAGCTCCTTTGCCACCGCTCTATCATGGGAGTATCCAACGGCGGTGATGATTGCTTGAACAACCACTGCAGTGGGCCCAGTTATGGACATCTGATTTAG